A single Cupriavidus sp. D39 DNA region contains:
- a CDS encoding alpha/beta hydrolase encodes MLVHGGFVDGSGWEGVYKILKRDGYDVNVVQNDTRSLAGDVAGTHAAIDAQDKPVILVGHSYGGVVITEAGNHAKVAGLVYITAFAPDAGESVATLIANPAPGAPVPPILPQQNGFLLLDKTKFAEAFAADLDPAKAAFMADSQIPWGPDALNGAATVAAWKTKPSWYLVAKDDRMIPPDAQRAMSERAGSTAVELEGSHVIYMSQPGGVAELIEAAAEAVTVSGSTSSAVQLTSDSSNA; translated from the coding sequence GTGCTCGTGCATGGCGGCTTCGTGGATGGCTCCGGCTGGGAAGGCGTCTACAAGATCCTGAAGAGGGACGGCTACGACGTCAATGTGGTTCAGAACGACACCCGATCGCTTGCCGGCGACGTGGCGGGGACCCATGCCGCCATCGACGCGCAGGACAAGCCGGTGATCCTGGTCGGCCATTCCTATGGCGGGGTGGTCATCACGGAGGCTGGCAACCATGCCAAGGTGGCGGGGCTGGTCTATATCACGGCGTTTGCACCGGACGCTGGCGAGTCCGTCGCGACGCTGATCGCCAATCCCGCGCCAGGCGCGCCGGTTCCTCCGATCCTGCCGCAGCAGAACGGGTTTCTCCTGCTGGACAAGACGAAATTCGCCGAGGCCTTCGCGGCGGATCTCGACCCTGCCAAGGCGGCCTTCATGGCCGACTCCCAGATCCCGTGGGGCCCGGACGCACTGAATGGCGCGGCCACCGTTGCGGCCTGGAAGACGAAGCCGAGCTGGTATCTGGTCGCCAAAGACGATCGAATGATCCCGCCCGACGCTCAGCGCGCCATGTCAGAGCGTGCCGGTTCCACCGCCGTCGAGCTCGAGGGAAGCCATGTGATCTATATGTCTCAGCCCGGTGGTGTGGCCGAACTGATCGAGGCGGCCGCCGAAGCGGTCACGGTTTCCGGGAGCACAAGTTCCGCAGTGCAATTGACCTCGGACAGCAGTAACGCCTGA
- a CDS encoding alkaline phosphatase yields MSMALAACGSDGDSASNGGAGKAAIPATAPTKNVVFFLGDGMGLATMTAARIYKVGEDGELTMDTLPETGFVRTYSNNAQVTDSAPSMAAYMTGVKMNNEVISMSADTSAFDINGKDYLSGADSTCPTSGNGTSVPTLLEQMKAAGYGTGVVTTTRITHATPAATYAHICHRDGENTIAAQIVPNGPGYNTALGDGVDVIFGGGRKHFQPTTVSGGARTDKRDLLAELKTAGYTYAANRADFDKIDPASAKKTVGLFTASHMAYDLDRVPADEPSLADMTGKAIDLLAAKKKGFFLMVEGGRIDHALHETTARKALQDTAAFDDAIKSAIAKLNVIDPGLKNTLIVVTADHDHTLVLNGYAKRTGPTSDSNPGVLGLLKNYVTGAYNTDTTGNPFTIIGFGNGENRPAARGALTDVQVFDKSYHQEAVIPMAAGGETHGGTDVFIGALGNGASNFTGVMDNTEVFGLIKKSLGL; encoded by the coding sequence ATGTCGATGGCCTTGGCTGCATGCGGTAGCGATGGCGACAGCGCCAGCAATGGCGGTGCCGGCAAGGCTGCCATACCCGCCACGGCGCCAACCAAGAACGTAGTGTTCTTCCTCGGCGACGGCATGGGCCTGGCCACGATGACCGCGGCGCGCATCTACAAGGTGGGCGAGGATGGCGAGCTGACCATGGACACGCTGCCGGAAACCGGCTTCGTCCGCACTTACTCGAATAACGCCCAGGTCACGGACAGCGCGCCTTCCATGGCGGCCTACATGACCGGCGTGAAGATGAACAACGAGGTTATCTCCATGTCGGCGGACACCAGCGCCTTCGACATCAATGGCAAGGATTACCTGTCGGGCGCCGACAGCACCTGTCCCACCTCAGGCAATGGCACCAGTGTGCCGACCTTGCTGGAGCAGATGAAGGCCGCGGGCTACGGTACCGGCGTGGTCACCACCACCCGCATCACCCACGCCACCCCGGCAGCTACCTACGCGCATATCTGCCACCGCGACGGCGAGAACACCATCGCCGCCCAGATCGTGCCCAACGGCCCGGGCTACAACACCGCGCTCGGCGATGGCGTCGACGTGATCTTCGGTGGCGGCCGCAAGCACTTCCAGCCGACGACCGTCAGCGGCGGCGCGCGTACCGACAAGCGAGACCTGCTGGCCGAGCTCAAGACCGCGGGCTACACCTACGCGGCCAACCGTGCCGACTTCGACAAGATCGATCCGGCGTCGGCCAAGAAAACGGTGGGCCTGTTTACCGCCAGCCACATGGCCTACGACCTGGATCGGGTGCCCGCCGACGAACCCAGCCTGGCCGATATGACCGGCAAGGCGATCGACCTGCTGGCAGCGAAGAAGAAGGGCTTCTTCCTGATGGTCGAGGGCGGCCGGATCGACCATGCGCTGCACGAGACCACCGCGCGCAAGGCGCTGCAGGATACGGCCGCGTTCGACGATGCCATCAAGTCTGCCATCGCCAAGCTCAACGTCATCGACCCGGGCCTGAAGAATACGCTGATCGTGGTGACCGCCGACCATGACCACACCCTGGTGCTCAACGGCTACGCCAAGCGCACCGGCCCGACCAGCGACAGCAACCCCGGCGTGCTGGGCTTGCTGAAGAACTATGTCACCGGCGCCTACAACACCGACACCACCGGCAACCCGTTCACCATCATCGGCTTCGGCAACGGCGAGAACCGCCCGGCCGCGCGTGGCGCGCTCACCGATGTCCAGGTGTTCGACAAGTCCTACCACCAGGAAGCGGTCATTCCGATGGCCGCGGGCGGCGAAACGCACGGTGGCACCGATGTCTTCATCGGTGCATTGGGCAACGGCGCGAGCAATTTCACCGGGGTGATGGACAACACGGAAGTGTTCGGCCTGATCAAGAAATCATTGGGTCTGTGA
- a CDS encoding alkaline phosphatase, whose translation MKNTMIGLSAAALAAACLATPALAAGEARNVIFFLGDGMGPTTVTASRIYKYGESGKLNMESLKRTARIKTYSNDAQTTDSAPSMAAYMTGVKMNNEVISMSADTKASDATGKGYVSGSDTTCPAGNGSPVTTLLELSKGAGKAVGAVTTTRVTHATPAATFSHICHRDGENQIAAQATPGNVLFNPALKDGLDVLLGGGLRHFIPLGAPGTKRTDATNLTAQFQSAGYTYVNTGTALRAVDPAATGKLLGLFNLDHMNYELDRVKNNVDEPSLADMTEKAIRVLGKNPKGYFLMVEGGRIDHALHGTNAKRALEDTIAFDDAIKRALSMVDLSNTLVVVTADHDHTMTINGYSHRGNPILGKTTDVKTKQPQAAADGKPYTTLVFGNGGTPRKPTRDDLTSVDTTDDAYLQEVGVLLGTPGAETHGGGDVMLFSGGAGSGPLKGTIDNTKVFGVVKTALGF comes from the coding sequence ATGAAAAATACGATGATCGGCCTGTCGGCTGCCGCGCTTGCCGCCGCCTGCCTCGCCACGCCCGCGCTGGCCGCGGGTGAAGCCCGCAACGTGATCTTCTTCCTTGGTGATGGCATGGGCCCCACCACGGTCACCGCCTCGCGCATCTACAAGTATGGCGAGAGCGGCAAGCTGAACATGGAATCGCTCAAGCGCACCGCGCGCATCAAGACCTATTCGAACGATGCGCAGACCACCGACAGCGCGCCGTCGATGGCGGCCTACATGACCGGCGTCAAGATGAACAACGAAGTCATCTCGATGTCGGCCGACACCAAGGCCAGCGATGCCACCGGCAAGGGCTATGTGTCGGGCTCCGACACCACCTGCCCGGCAGGCAACGGCTCGCCGGTGACCACGTTGCTGGAGTTGTCCAAGGGCGCCGGCAAGGCGGTGGGGGCGGTCACCACCACGCGTGTCACACACGCCACGCCGGCAGCCACCTTCTCGCATATCTGCCATCGCGACGGCGAGAACCAGATCGCGGCCCAGGCCACGCCCGGCAACGTTCTCTTCAATCCTGCGCTCAAGGATGGCCTCGACGTGCTGCTGGGCGGCGGGCTGCGCCACTTCATTCCCCTGGGCGCCCCCGGCACCAAGCGCACGGATGCCACCAACCTGACTGCACAATTCCAGAGCGCCGGCTACACCTATGTCAACACCGGCACGGCGCTGCGCGCGGTGGATCCTGCCGCCACCGGCAAGCTGCTCGGCCTGTTCAACCTCGACCACATGAACTACGAACTGGATCGGGTCAAGAACAACGTCGACGAGCCTAGCCTGGCCGACATGACGGAGAAGGCCATCCGCGTCCTGGGCAAGAATCCCAAGGGCTATTTCTTGATGGTGGAAGGCGGCCGCATCGACCACGCGCTGCACGGCACCAACGCCAAGCGCGCCCTGGAAGACACCATTGCCTTCGACGACGCCATCAAGCGCGCGCTGTCGATGGTCGACCTATCCAACACCCTGGTGGTGGTCACGGCGGATCATGACCACACCATGACCATCAATGGCTATTCGCATCGCGGCAACCCCATCCTGGGCAAGACCACCGATGTGAAGACCAAGCAGCCGCAGGCCGCGGCCGACGGCAAGCCTTATACGACCCTGGTGTTCGGCAACGGCGGTACCCCGCGCAAGCCGACGCGCGACGACCTGACCTCGGTGGACACCACGGATGATGCGTATCTGCAGGAAGTCGGTGTGTTGCTGGGCACCCCGGGCGCGGAAACTCATGGTGGCGGCGACGTGATGCTGTTTTCCGGCGGTGCGGGCAGCGGGCCGCTTAAGGGCACCATTGACAACACCAAGGTGTTTGGCGTGGTCAAGACGGCGCTGGGCTTCTAA
- a CDS encoding DUF1488 domain-containing protein yields MDIKFQEQERYDINNEGLLFHAVVDGQPVTCVVTREALWEGFSADQVLSLEEAFRAGRETIERAAVVLIEQGAAQPVVVKRAHVAPL; encoded by the coding sequence ATGGATATCAAGTTCCAAGAGCAAGAGCGTTACGATATCAACAATGAAGGCTTGCTATTTCACGCCGTTGTCGACGGCCAACCAGTCACCTGCGTGGTGACCCGTGAAGCGCTGTGGGAAGGCTTCAGTGCCGACCAGGTGTTGTCGCTGGAAGAGGCATTCCGCGCCGGACGTGAAACCATCGAGCGTGCTGCGGTGGTGCTGATCGAGCAGGGTGCTGCCCAGCCAGTGGTAGTCAAGCGCGCCCATGTGGCGCCGCTCTGA
- a CDS encoding SulP family inorganic anion transporter, which yields MLGRLLPAWRHRVSRASLRADLVAGLLGAVLVLPQGVAFATLAGLPPQYGIYAAVIPCIVAALFGSSWHVMSGPTNANSLALFAMLSPVAFAGSPEYINLALAVTIMVGLLQLAVGTLRLGTLANFISPSVLLGFTCGAATLIGLYALKDLFGLAVPTGTSAFGVVRFLLDNADGINWSAFTVAAITLAVTIAVKRISRRLPFMLIGLLAGYGVALLLNAPGWSAGARHVNVVGPIPSAIPPFHLPSISWQAIPDLLGIAAALTIVALGQSISIAKAVALRSGQHIDANREFIGQGLSNIAGGLFSAYISCGSLNRSMPNYEAGAQTPLASIFSALLLVVLVTASASLLAQIPLAAIAAMLLLVAWGLFDLSRLRRIASLSRTEFAIAISTFVATLAIRLEMAVLLGTILSLVAYLYRTSRPAVRSLVPDADDPDRRFTPLDELHRPQPECPQLKLLRMEGAIYFGAVQYVTDRLHEARSAYPGQIHLLAMTKSMNFIDLAGAEMWESELSERRATGGDLYFHRPRTQVLQTWDQTGFALKLGEGHIFSTKRQALHTIIARLDPAGCAQCQARIFEECASRPGGPSYQAKPA from the coding sequence ATGCTCGGGCGCCTGTTGCCGGCATGGCGTCACCGCGTGAGCCGCGCCTCCTTGCGTGCGGACCTGGTTGCGGGCCTGCTCGGCGCGGTGCTGGTGCTGCCGCAGGGCGTGGCCTTTGCCACGCTCGCCGGCCTGCCGCCGCAATACGGCATCTACGCGGCGGTCATTCCCTGCATCGTGGCAGCCTTGTTCGGCTCCAGCTGGCATGTCATGTCCGGCCCGACCAACGCCAACTCGCTGGCGCTGTTCGCCATGCTGAGCCCGGTGGCATTTGCCGGCAGTCCCGAGTACATCAACCTGGCGCTCGCCGTCACCATCATGGTTGGCTTGCTGCAGCTTGCCGTGGGCACCTTGCGCCTTGGCACGCTGGCCAACTTCATCTCGCCCTCGGTGCTGCTTGGATTCACGTGCGGCGCGGCGACGCTGATCGGGCTCTATGCGCTCAAGGACCTGTTCGGGCTGGCCGTGCCGACGGGCACGAGCGCCTTCGGCGTGGTGCGCTTCCTGCTGGACAATGCCGACGGCATCAACTGGAGCGCGTTCACGGTCGCCGCGATCACGCTGGCGGTGACCATTGCGGTGAAGCGCATCTCGCGCCGCCTGCCCTTCATGCTGATCGGCCTGCTGGCGGGCTACGGCGTCGCCCTGCTGCTCAACGCGCCGGGCTGGAGCGCGGGCGCGCGCCACGTCAATGTGGTCGGCCCGATTCCGTCGGCCATCCCGCCCTTCCACCTGCCGAGTATTTCCTGGCAGGCGATCCCCGACCTGCTGGGCATTGCCGCAGCGCTGACCATCGTGGCGCTCGGCCAGTCGATCTCGATCGCCAAGGCGGTGGCGCTGCGTTCGGGCCAGCACATCGATGCCAACCGCGAGTTCATCGGGCAGGGGCTGTCGAATATCGCGGGTGGCTTGTTCTCCGCCTATATTTCCTGCGGCTCGCTGAACCGCTCCATGCCCAACTACGAGGCCGGCGCGCAGACGCCGCTGGCCAGCATTTTCTCGGCCTTGTTGCTGGTGGTGCTGGTCACGGCCAGTGCCTCGCTGCTGGCGCAGATCCCGCTGGCCGCCATCGCCGCGATGTTGCTGCTAGTGGCCTGGGGCCTGTTCGATCTCAGCCGGCTGCGCCGTATTGCCAGCCTGAGCCGCACGGAATTCGCCATCGCCATCAGCACCTTTGTCGCCACGCTGGCCATCCGCCTGGAGATGGCGGTCTTGCTCGGCACCATCCTGTCGCTGGTGGCCTATCTCTATCGCACCTCGCGCCCGGCGGTGCGCAGCCTGGTCCCGGACGCCGACGACCCCGACCGGCGCTTCACGCCGCTCGACGAACTGCATCGTCCGCAACCGGAATGCCCCCAGCTCAAGCTGCTGCGCATGGAAGGCGCGATCTACTTCGGCGCGGTCCAGTACGTGACGGACCGCTTGCACGAGGCACGCAGCGCCTACCCCGGCCAGATCCATCTGCTGGCCATGACCAAGAGCATGAACTTCATCGACCTGGCCGGCGCCGAGATGTGGGAAAGCGAGCTGAGCGAGCGGCGCGCCACTGGCGGCGACCTGTATTTCCATCGTCCGCGCACGCAGGTGCTGCAGACGTGGGACCAGACCGGCTTCGCACTGAAGCTAGGCGAGGGCCACATCTTTTCCACCAAGCGGCAGGCGCTGCACACCATCATTGCGCGCCTCGATCCCGCAGGCTGTGCGCAATGCCAGGCACGCATCTTCGAAGAATGCGCGAGCCGCCCGGGCGGGCCGAGCTATCAGGCAAAACCGGCTTGA
- the xth gene encoding exodeoxyribonuclease III produces the protein MRIATWNVNSLKVRLPQVLDWLIEQEKADTPIDALCLQELKMPDDKYPLAELESAGFHSVFTGQKTYNGVAILARNATMATPTDVVRNIPAFDDAQQRVVAATYGDVRLVCAYFPNGQAPDSDKFTYKLGWLKAITAWLQEEMVKYPKLALLGDFNIAPEDRDVHDPKKWEGQNLVSPPERDAFRALEALGLTDAFRMFEQPEKSFSWWDYRMFAFRRNAGLRIDHVLLSQALREACSACVIDRVPRTWEQPSDHTPVVATLDLG, from the coding sequence ATGAGAATCGCAACCTGGAACGTCAACTCGCTCAAGGTCCGGCTACCGCAGGTGCTGGACTGGCTGATCGAGCAGGAAAAGGCCGACACGCCGATCGATGCCCTGTGCCTGCAGGAGCTGAAGATGCCGGACGACAAGTACCCGCTGGCCGAGCTGGAGAGCGCGGGCTTCCACAGCGTGTTCACCGGCCAGAAGACGTACAACGGCGTGGCGATCCTGGCGCGCAATGCCACCATGGCGACGCCAACCGACGTGGTGCGCAATATCCCCGCCTTTGACGACGCCCAGCAGCGCGTGGTGGCGGCGACCTATGGCGACGTGCGCCTGGTGTGCGCGTACTTCCCCAACGGGCAGGCCCCGGACTCCGACAAGTTCACCTACAAGCTGGGCTGGCTGAAGGCGATCACCGCGTGGCTGCAGGAGGAGATGGTGAAGTACCCGAAGCTCGCGCTGCTGGGCGACTTCAATATCGCGCCCGAAGACCGGGATGTGCACGATCCCAAGAAGTGGGAGGGGCAGAACCTGGTGTCGCCACCGGAGCGCGACGCGTTCCGGGCGCTGGAGGCGCTTGGGCTGACCGACGCGTTCCGCATGTTCGAGCAACCGGAGAAAAGCTTCTCCTGGTGGGACTACCGCATGTTTGCGTTCCGCCGCAACGCCGGCCTGCGCATCGACCACGTCCTGTTGTCGCAGGCCCTGCGCGAGGCGTGCAGCGCCTGCGTGATCGATCGCGTGCCACGCACCTGGGAGCAGCCGTCGGACCACACACCGGTGGTGGCCACGCTCGACCTGGGCTGA
- a CDS encoding type II toxin-antitoxin system Phd/YefM family antitoxin, protein MKTWPVQDAKARFSEFLDACLADGPQMVTRRGAEAAVLVPAAEWRRLQAAARPSLKALLLSDSARTEYLVPSRGAARRRRVVPIR, encoded by the coding sequence ATGAAAACCTGGCCTGTGCAAGACGCCAAAGCGCGTTTCAGCGAATTCCTCGATGCGTGCCTAGCGGACGGGCCGCAAATGGTGACCAGGCGCGGTGCCGAAGCAGCCGTGCTCGTGCCGGCGGCGGAGTGGCGCCGATTGCAAGCCGCCGCCAGGCCGTCCCTCAAGGCGTTGCTGCTGTCGGACAGCGCGCGTACCGAGTATCTGGTGCCGTCGCGTGGTGCGGCGCGCCGTCGGCGCGTCGTGCCAATTCGATAA
- a CDS encoding type II toxin-antitoxin system VapC family toxin — translation MYLLDTNVISELRRPRPHGAVVAWLQSVADSALHLSAVTLGEIQAGIELTRDQDAAKADAISQWADQVCAAYNVLPMDAQTFRLWACLMHGRSDTLYEDAMIAATAKRHKLTVVTRNVSDFAHFAVDVFNPFEPSPG, via the coding sequence ATGTATCTGCTCGACACCAACGTCATTTCCGAACTGCGCCGGCCTCGCCCGCATGGGGCGGTTGTCGCCTGGCTCCAGTCGGTAGCCGACAGCGCCCTGCATTTGTCGGCCGTCACCCTCGGCGAGATCCAGGCCGGCATCGAACTGACGCGCGATCAGGACGCCGCGAAGGCGGACGCGATCTCGCAGTGGGCCGATCAGGTCTGCGCCGCGTATAACGTGCTTCCCATGGATGCGCAGACTTTCCGCCTGTGGGCATGCCTCATGCACGGCCGCTCTGACACGCTGTATGAAGATGCGATGATCGCGGCCACGGCGAAGCGGCACAAGCTCACCGTGGTAACGCGCAACGTCAGCGACTTCGCGCATTTTGCCGTCGACGTATTCAATCCGTTTGAACCGAGTCCGGGCTGA
- a CDS encoding LysR family transcriptional regulator, with protein sequence MINLNRLAMFVAVVECGSFTAAADTLGTTKAVVSFNVKQLEQELSVALLTRSTRRLALTEAGERFFHDCAVLLKQADAAVEQVRSGHSSFSGSLRVTASVDYGNLVVAPALAGFARLHPDLRVSYQASSTHADLIAERLDVAIRVGPLEDSGHRANPIGHFKLVIVASPALLRTSGTPDSLQAMAALPWLANRAGQSGQWTLSDAQGQPHTIRVRNVAHADTASALLAFVLAGCGVAALPEWLLGDHLKSGRLQILMPDHALPRTEVFAVYPDTRHVSAKVRGFIDHLRASGPAKG encoded by the coding sequence ATGATCAACCTGAACCGTCTGGCGATGTTCGTGGCCGTGGTGGAATGTGGCTCGTTCACCGCGGCAGCCGACACGCTGGGCACCACCAAGGCCGTGGTCAGCTTCAACGTGAAGCAGCTGGAGCAAGAGCTGTCGGTGGCTTTGCTGACGCGCAGCACGCGGCGCCTGGCGCTGACGGAGGCGGGCGAGCGGTTCTTCCACGATTGCGCGGTCTTGTTGAAGCAGGCAGACGCGGCAGTGGAGCAGGTCCGGTCGGGACATTCGTCCTTCTCGGGCAGCTTGCGCGTGACGGCGTCAGTGGATTACGGCAACCTCGTCGTTGCCCCCGCGCTGGCCGGGTTTGCGCGCCTGCATCCCGATCTGCGGGTGAGCTACCAGGCCAGCTCGACCCACGCCGACCTGATCGCGGAGCGGTTGGACGTCGCCATCCGGGTGGGGCCGCTGGAAGACTCGGGGCATCGCGCTAACCCGATCGGGCATTTCAAGCTGGTGATCGTCGCCAGCCCGGCATTGCTGAGGACAAGCGGCACGCCCGATTCGCTGCAGGCGATGGCGGCGCTGCCGTGGCTTGCCAATCGCGCGGGGCAGAGCGGGCAATGGACCCTGTCCGACGCACAAGGCCAGCCGCACACGATCCGGGTCCGCAACGTGGCCCACGCGGATACGGCCTCGGCCTTGCTAGCGTTTGTGCTGGCCGGCTGCGGCGTCGCGGCGCTGCCCGAGTGGCTGCTTGGCGACCATCTCAAGAGCGGACGGCTCCAGATCCTGATGCCGGACCATGCCTTGCCAAGGACCGAGGTCTTCGCCGTCTATCCGGATACGCGGCACGTTAGCGCCAAGGTCCGCGGGTTTATCGACCATCTGCGCGCATCCGGGCCCGCAAAGGGCTAG
- the hutC gene encoding histidine utilization repressor — protein sequence MTYLPPAAAYAHIKNYLKDGLSAGRWPPGTLMPSESELVTQFRVSRMTANRAVRELQAEGLVERVQGVGTFATQPYRASSTLTIRDLHDEITERGHRHRSDVHMARAEVVTEALAVRIGLPVGSKVFHTLIVHSENGIPLLCEDRYVNPARAPDYLDVDFTKTTPTNYLLTVAPLWEAQYSIEAQLPTEQEAELLGVKPSEPCLIVIRRTESQGSPITLARLVHPGSRYTIEGSFKP from the coding sequence ATGACCTACCTGCCACCCGCCGCCGCCTACGCGCACATCAAGAACTACCTGAAGGACGGACTCAGCGCCGGGCGCTGGCCGCCCGGCACGCTGATGCCGTCGGAATCCGAGCTGGTCACCCAGTTCCGCGTCAGCCGCATGACCGCCAACCGGGCGGTGCGCGAGTTGCAGGCCGAAGGCCTGGTCGAGCGCGTGCAGGGCGTGGGCACGTTCGCCACCCAGCCCTATCGCGCGTCGTCCACCCTGACCATCCGCGACCTGCACGACGAGATCACGGAGCGGGGCCACCGCCACCGCTCGGACGTGCATATGGCGCGCGCCGAAGTCGTCACCGAGGCATTGGCGGTGCGGATCGGATTGCCCGTCGGCAGCAAGGTCTTCCACACCTTGATCGTGCATAGCGAGAACGGCATACCGCTGCTATGCGAGGATCGCTACGTCAACCCCGCCCGCGCGCCTGACTACCTGGACGTGGACTTCACCAAGACCACGCCCACCAATTACCTGCTGACCGTGGCACCGCTGTGGGAGGCGCAATACTCCATCGAGGCGCAACTGCCCACCGAGCAGGAGGCCGAGCTGCTGGGCGTCAAGCCAAGCGAGCCCTGCCTGATCGTGATCCGCCGCACCGAAAGCCAGGGCTCGCCGATCACGCTGGCGCGGCTGGTGCATCCGGGGTCGCGCTATACCATCGAGGGCTCGTTCAAGCCCTAG
- a CDS encoding MFS transporter, whose translation MNVFPGWYVVGATHVLLALIFGAAYSFGAFFASIQEGFRVGSSSTASVFSFTALIYYMVGVFSGSLADRISTRRVIAMGIVLLALGFAIASVVTDSLAWFLVAFCSLVGLGVGLVYVPAVTAVQRWFVRHRSRASGLALAGTGLGTFVGPVVAGLLMKQMSWQATMRCFALAIAVVGLAMAMLLKGRPEEAGLHPDGAPAALGTAHSHLPSGLSLAQAVRGGRFWWYFGAILLGSVGLFAALVHIHPYARQHGLSSTAGNLLIGLVGAGNILGRLLLGGLGDRLGPGRLLLWLTLMLALLNGAWLGATSFPALALFAVLFGAANGGCISLYPALAATWFGTANLGAILGALYIAVGIAAMAGGSLAGWLFDAYGSYSVAIAASGCCALLSTACIARASRHEKSGSD comes from the coding sequence GTGAATGTATTTCCGGGTTGGTATGTGGTTGGCGCGACGCACGTGCTGCTGGCGCTCATATTTGGCGCCGCGTACTCGTTCGGCGCATTTTTCGCGAGTATCCAGGAGGGTTTCCGGGTGGGTAGTTCGTCGACGGCTTCGGTGTTTTCGTTCACCGCGCTTATTTACTACATGGTGGGCGTATTCTCGGGCTCCCTGGCCGACCGGATCTCCACCCGCCGGGTCATTGCGATGGGCATCGTCTTGCTGGCGCTGGGCTTTGCCATTGCCAGCGTCGTCACGGATTCGCTGGCGTGGTTCCTGGTTGCCTTCTGTTCGCTGGTGGGCCTGGGCGTCGGCCTGGTCTATGTGCCGGCGGTGACGGCGGTGCAGCGCTGGTTCGTCAGGCATCGCAGCAGGGCGTCGGGCCTTGCGCTGGCGGGCACCGGGCTTGGCACGTTTGTCGGACCGGTGGTGGCGGGGCTGCTGATGAAGCAGATGAGCTGGCAGGCGACGATGCGTTGCTTCGCGCTGGCCATCGCCGTGGTCGGGCTGGCTATGGCGATGCTGCTAAAGGGGCGGCCGGAGGAGGCCGGTCTCCATCCCGATGGCGCACCTGCGGCGCTTGGCACTGCCCATTCGCACCTTCCATCCGGGCTCAGCCTGGCGCAGGCCGTGCGCGGCGGGCGATTCTGGTGGTACTTCGGCGCCATCCTGCTGGGCTCGGTCGGCCTGTTCGCCGCGCTGGTCCATATCCATCCGTACGCGCGGCAGCATGGCTTGTCTTCCACGGCGGGGAATCTGCTGATCGGGCTGGTGGGTGCCGGCAATATCCTGGGCCGCCTGTTGCTGGGCGGGCTGGGTGACAGGCTGGGTCCCGGGCGGCTGCTCTTGTGGCTGACGCTGATGCTCGCGCTGCTCAACGGCGCGTGGCTTGGGGCAACGAGCTTCCCGGCGCTGGCGCTGTTCGCCGTCCTGTTCGGCGCGGCCAACGGCGGCTGCATTTCCTTGTACCCGGCGCTGGCCGCGACATGGTTCGGCACGGCTAACCTTGGGGCGATCCTGGGGGCGTTGTATATCGCGGTGGGCATTGCCGCGATGGCTGGCGGCAGCCTGGCCGGCTGGCTTTTCGATGCCTACGGCAGCTACTCGGTGGCGATTGCGGCGAGCGGGTGCTGCGCATTGCTGTCGACCGCCTGCATTGCCCGTGCGAGCCGCCATGAAAAAAGCGGCTCAGACTGA